The Burkholderia pyrrocinia genome includes a window with the following:
- a CDS encoding flagellar hook capping FlgD N-terminal domain-containing protein — MAIDPIASSTNLGTRADSLGLNMQSLLQIILTQLTYQDPLKPVDNFEFVSQLAQFTSLEQSRQMTDKIDSLLTVQSATRTVGLLGRNVDVQTDTAQISGVVKSVSFKDGQPQLTIETADGQFLTNATVAQIVSVR, encoded by the coding sequence GCACCCGGGCAGATTCGCTCGGCCTGAACATGCAGTCGCTGCTTCAGATCATCCTGACCCAGCTCACCTACCAGGATCCGCTGAAGCCCGTCGACAACTTCGAGTTCGTTTCGCAGCTCGCGCAGTTCACGTCGCTCGAACAGAGCCGCCAGATGACGGACAAGATCGACAGCCTGCTGACGGTGCAATCGGCGACGAGAACGGTCGGCCTGCTCGGCCGCAACGTGGATGTGCAGACCGACACGGCCCAGATAAGCGGTGTCGTCAAAAGCGTGTCGTTCAAGGACGGACAACCGCAGTTGACGATCGAGACCGCCGACGGCCAGTTCCTGACCAACGCGACGGTCGCGCAGATCGTCTCCGTTCGATAG